The sequence aaataatatatataattcttgtaCAGAATCTCATTGTGtacttaaagcggctctgtcatccCCCCAACCCCacccaaaatgagtatttcataaagagagAAAGATTGAATACTTAAATTGGACTGTGtatgaatttcactgaaattccgaTCCAGTCAACAGATAtaaagagacaaagtagggactactttggctCTGTAGATCTCCCccacctgactttcttagactcaggGCGACTGCATGGAATTGGCCGTCAatggaggatcctgcagtctcacgggatcctccatagacttcaatacTGTACTCTCGCGCAAGGTTACAGCAGTGATGTTGGAGCAGACAGAACCAGATGACCACACCCGCGAGGGACACGTTCGGGTAAGTTTGCGTTTGTTAAAACTTTCCTGGCCAGTACTGCTATTCTACCCAACCCCAAATAACATTGTTGCATCATACAACTACTAGCATCTGTCCACTTGTAATTGTGGGAAGAAGGTCACATCTGATGGCAGAGACAGTTTAACATGTAATCGCTACACCCAGCCAAGTACCTGTAGAATGTGTGTGGATGAAGTCTGTAGGGGATCCCTCCTCAGGTTAGCTTATCTTTTTATCCATACACTTGCTGGAGAATTTTTCAGCAGAGTGAAAAAATATCAGTACATATTTTAATATGAACCTGTCATTTACACTTTAAAAATCTATTTGCTAAACTGCAGCAAATATGCTATATAGGAGTGTGTTGCTTGGAAACAAGGCAACACATTTGAAGATAGATCAAATTCATAATTTCATGAAGGAGCTGGGATACAACTGGGGTAATAAAAATAACAGATTACTATACAAGACATGTTTTAAATTCTTACAAGATAATTTTAACAGCAGTAAACTGGAGAACAtttatcttaaaaaaacaaaaacaaaaaacaaataacggAACCCTCTACCTTCACAATGACAAAGTAGATTAGGAAACCAGTGGGtcatatccattttttttttttaaatactttaactTCAACTGCCCTTCCCCACAATATACAGTTTTATAATTACAAATCCAACATCAAGTAGGGAGAATATTTAAGAGCCCAGATTTATCGTGTGTGGCCAAACGGAAATTAAAGGACTCtaggttacattttttttgtctgctCAACATTAATGAGGGTTAATGTGCAAAATTTAGAATTCAAAACATACATTGAGGAAcaaacaatattctaatttttagtTTTCCATTAACGGAATGGGTTATCACATTTCAGCTATGAACACCAAATACAGAACGCAATAATTTTCTCTGCCCTATTCATGCTTCTCTTGTCAAAGATTTTTTAAAGGTTATGGTCCATGTGGtcagtgtaaaacaaaaaaaaaaaaacaaacaaacaaaaaaaaaaaaggtataaggGCCACTACAACCCAATATAAGAGAGACTCTTCTACAGATTCTAAGTTGTTCACACACACATGCGATGCACAAGATTAGAATAGCTGGACATCTGTAGAAAATTACGATAGGATCTTTACTGTAATAGGTCACATTAAGAGTGCTAACCTGCACTATTGCACAGTTACCGTTCTTTCATGTCCTAGTGCATTCACTGCCAGCCATCACTAGTCTAACGCTTTGTATCACCCAAGTGAAGCCACAATATTGATGTCAGGTAGCAAATAAGTGTACACTTTTCTTAACCTCGGTTAACAACAGCAATATGGCAGGCAACGTATAAAAATCTCATGTCCCTCTTTTAGAGGTGAAAACAGGGGAAATAAACGAACATACAAATATAATAGGAGCACCAGTGCTTTTTGAGCACAAGGACATTGCACGGAACAAACTCCTCCTTTTACCAATATGTTTATAACCAAGGAAAACAATATTCCATGGGAAATATGAATATAACAACAAGCATAAGGAAATACCACCACTTTCCTCCCATACGATCAATGAAACAAGCAAACGTGTCATCAGTTAGGGTTTGTCAAAGAGGTGGAGGAGTTGTTCGTACTTGTAGCTGTGGCACCAGTTACAGTAAATCCTGTAGGGGGAGCAATTGAGCTATGGCTGGGTTGAAGGTCTTTAGGGATGCCGCTGTGAGAAGTCAGCTGATGGCCAAAGGCTGCAATGAACTGAGGGAGCTGTTTGGGTAATGTGGAGTCCATAAGTTCCGAGGGTGGGGGGCTGAGGCCGCTGAAACTAGTCTGCGGTAACCCCGGAAGCATGTTGGAGCTGTTGGGGGTCACAGTGGAAAAGGTAGGCTGTGTTGTCTCTGAATGGGATGTGGCAGGGGGAGTGGATAAAGAGGTGGAAAGTAAGTGGCCATCTGAGCTGAGGAAGGTGCTAAAAGCTGATGGATCACCCAGGTTCACAGGAAGGTTTCCCCAGTGAGTTCGAGTGTTTACCACTCCACTAAGAGGCACCTCCAACTGAGTGGTGAGCAAGTGCTGTGAAATAATGGGTACTTCAGAAGAAAATGTGACTGCTAAGCCATCCGTGGAGAAAGAGGTGGCATGCGGGGATGTAATTTGGTCGCTGTATGGTGACGGCACAGGCTCACTGCCATAATGGCTGCCATGGGGTGACGAATGGGATTGATCACTACTGTATTGCTGTTGTGAGGTGATTAAATCATCTGCCTTAGTCAAGATCTCTGCAGGAAGAGGCTGCTGGGTAACATGACCATCTTCATGAAGTCCATGAAAAGTACCCGGGAAAGCCCTCTCTTCAAGTGAACTCTGGCTTATTAGTGTGGCAGAAGTAAGGCCAACATTGGCAGAGGAGGAAAAGGACCTCTGGATATGACAACTCAAAGGTGTGGGTGGACTTGACAAAGCAGCAGACCCAAGCAGGCTTTCATCCAGTTCCAGACTGGTGAAGTTTTCATGACCTATACGCCCGTTAAGCAATTCACCAAGGTCTGTGGTTACTTCCCGTATCTCCGGACCAACAGAGCATGTTGAGAATGCAGCTATCCCTCGGTCTGACAATTCCTGCCCAGTTACAGTGTCAGCGTGAGCCAACACAGCAATGGAACTAAGACATTCCAGAGATGTGACAGCCTGCAAGGCCCTCTCCAATTCTTCTGCCTCTTCTGTCGTTGGGAGAAGCTCTCCATTCTTACCTGTGAAGCAACAACTCATGTAATTAATATTCAATTAAACACACTTTTGAATATAAAGAATTTACAGAATGGCAAATAAAGGGGAACGCTAAGTATAACAACCGCTGCAGCCCAAGCTCTTGTTCCTCATACGTATTTAAAAGTGGATGCTAATCTACCCATTAGAAATGTCACTGGCTGAGTGTCACCCAGTGTGTAACTCCTGCAACAGCAAAGTACCAAGTGAGTGGCCAGGCACTTGTTTGACAAAGAACTAGGGGACAACCCAGAAGTAGAGACTCCTGATTGGTAGAGACTTTTTCCTGGTCAAAGTGGCTTCTGCCAGCTACACCTATTGCCTGTGTAAGTGCTGCAGttctaagatatttttttttttataattctcctTTACTGCTAACTGAATTTCTACTTTGTTAGATAAATAATGAATGCATCTAATTATATagaaaaaaagcaagaaaaaaaaaaagagaaacaaagattcagattttgttttgtttttcttaaacttGGAAAGCATGCAATTTGGTTCATTCAGTAGTTTCTACAAGAGAAACTGACGATcagaagaaaatgcaaaaaaaaatatatttatctctTAGGGCACCTTCAAAGAAATCAAAGACATGGAGATCATCTGGTAAACGTGGCAGGACATCAGAAAAATCCTCTTGATTTAATTCCAAATCATGGGGAATGTCTGCGATCTCACTAGTGATGTCATCAGGCAACTCATCAGTACTCAAGTCTGGCGTGGATGGGCTCCTATAACACAGAGGCAATTAACATTGCTATCCCTGACCTGAACAGATGTACATACAACATTTATTTGAGTGGGAGTTTTAAGAGAGAAAACAAAAGTTAACGCaataaaacctgtaaaaaaaatagcaacagCAAACAAAATTGCATtacaaagtttagtttttttgatAACACAACATGCAAGACAGGTTTCTACACAACTTTACAGGATTCTAGAGAATAAGAGATATATTAAAGTGCTGCTAAAGGCTGCATCATGCAAGCAATCatccaaattcttttttttttttattatgtaataTGAATTGTTAGATAGATGTAACTCATAAAGGAAAAGCATGGCTTCCAATCTTTTTCCCACTTTTGTTTTGCCAGTTCAACATGTCTCAGCTGATAAGGTtagaatggagaaaaaaaaaaaaagagagagagatagggaaTTTAAAACATGACTGGTACCACTAGTACCCTAAAAAGGTTAGCGTTTTGCATACTGTGCCATGACTGTGGCTTGCAGCACATTCACATTGTTTCCAACAGCTACTAGGCCCCACTTGACACAAGGTCAACACAGAATAGCCTCAACGATCCCTTTGATCCAGAGTGCCAGGTCCCAACACCAATGTCCCCTTGACACCATATATCAAAACAATACTGGCACAGTCTTTGATGCTGACCTCTGTAACCTTGGAGCTACCAGAGGAGGCACAGTGTGTATTGTGTCCTTTTTTTGAACTTTcacatgcattacacacagaacaTGGCTGTGACCATGACATGTCTCGCCTACAGAACCCCAGGGAACACCCATATGAATACTCTTATTCTAACAAACCTACTACAGAGACAGTCTTTAGCTTTTGTGTCCCACTTCAGTTTCCTGAGCCCAGGTCCATTTTTTCATACTTTAGTGTTGGATACCCTGGATTTCATGGACTTGTACTTAACTGGTGGTGAACCTATGCTTGACCACCCCCACCCTTGCCTTGGATAGACAGTtaggattttatattttataaagccCCCTAATATTACTGCTAACCTCCGGATGACTGGTCTTCATCCCCAGGCCCTCCCAGGAAGCTGCATTTTCAAGAGTGTACTGCTCTCTGCAACTGGGCTTCAGCTCCAAAATATGCCCCTTGGACTTGATATGTTGTTTCTATACCACAAGAGAACTTTAACTTCTCTGAAGAATCACAGCTCATGACTTTGGACAATACTACTTTAAAGTAAATTATGtaaaaagattaaataaataaaaatgtgggtTTAAGGTCACCATTTTATCATATGGCAAAGTCAACAACTCTGTAAATTGGCAGAGCAAGGGAAGGCAAGGAAGATGGAGGCAAAGATTACCAAGGAAGGTATATAATTGGCACTGCAAAATCCCATACTTGTCCTGTGCAATTAGGATGCAAAGCGCATAACGAGAATAGATCATCACGCACATTTAAATGGCATGTGGGAGGCATTTTTCTACTGAGATACGAGAAGATGTTTCATAGTGTTTTAAAACTTGCCTTATGTTTGAGACCTCCACTGGCAGTGTGAGGCTGCTGGGCATGCAGAGATTGCCTTGGGGCACAGCAGGTGGAATGGGTTTCTGGGGCCGCCTGGGGCCACGCCTCCTCTTTTTCTTCGGTTTTTTGGTAAGTGCAGGAGGCTTGGTCTTTTTCCTGGGTTTTCTCTGCTGCTGGTGCTGAATTTTACGTGAGCTGTCCCCTCGCAAAAAATTATCCTGAATTTGAGATAACATACTTTACAACGGACCACCTACTAGTTAAACCTGCTACACAAATAGACTTAAACATACATAGAATGAATAACTTTGGAAACACTTCATACTATCATAATTTCCCTACCAAGTCAAGTTACAACATCTCAGTAATTCCATGCAGTTTGAGGATTAGGAAAATCTGAAACATGGTTGTAAAAAGGAAAAGAtccaaaaaaaatcataaacattttatttatggtcCTCTTTATTTCCAAGCATACCAGAGGtccttaattttaattaaaaaaaaaaaaagggatcttTTCTCAGCTACATCTCCTATGATTGTAAAACTAGCTCAATGACACATTCTTTAGTTGTATTTGATTATATGAACTACAAAGAATAACCCTTAGGCACGGCTGATGGGCAGTTGGGTGTCGCCACTGGTCGTCTGTCATATATGGCTGGTAACCAATGCCAAACATGCACAGAATTCACGTTAGCCAGCCCGAAACGCTTATCCCATGCTCGCTAATGATGCGTAATTTAACGCTTTAAGTGCAGGGTTTCTCAGTGACACGCTGCACATACAAACTTCAAGCACTTTGACCACTTCACAACACTGAAGTGGTCACGGtacttggagtaatcctttaaacaACACTGAAATACTTAATtaattactccaagcaccacaaccagtTCAGTGAGTGGAAGAagtcatagtgcctggagtctgtatgtgtggcaTTTCGTGGCACATACACAGTTTAACCACTTTGCCTCTGGAGGGGTAATTCTACCCTCTGGCAACATCATTGTGGTGTCATTACCCAGCCCGGAACTCTAGCTAATGTCAATtgtgtgcatatttctatgcacagaatgtaattcattggctgaaagcagtcagctgacactttcagcaATGAATGTGCAACAGGCTTGGCACcagcagctctgcagaagccggATGTTGTCGAAGTCATTATCAGCCAGGAGGAGAAATGCCTGTGCCACCTGTGGGAACCAGGTAAGGGGGCAAACTGTTACAAAACTGAAGAATGTCACTCCAGCAAGCTGTACTTGTTATCATAACTGGAGAAACCAGTTAAGAACCAGAGATTATAAGCAACAAACCATTTTTAAagattaagaaagaaaaaaagcaacaagaataagaaatgcattttttttttttttttaccattttcttGGCATGTTCTTCACACAGAGGAGTTTGATGCGTGATGTCAAAAACAGGTACAGAACACTGCTGGCCATCTGCAAACTTGGCTGTACAGCTGGAGAAGAGCTGCTGAGAGCTGTTTGAAAGGATATCTAGGAGACGTTACTAAGGACAATGAGCCAACCAAcagaaaaaatttaaaatctgACACCTACACAATTATTGTATACAATGTGATGGATTTCCACGTTTCTGAAAAAATATGATTTCCGAACATTCCATTAGCTAAGCTGATCAGAGTGGAAATGCCACTTCTTTGCAACTTACATCATTGagcaaaacattgaaaatcacctacagTTGGGGTATTAGCAAGGGGAAACCTGATATGAATGCGCAGCGAGCACTTTCCTATGGGACTTTGCAAGACCCTGGATGTACTCATGCAAAGTTTATTAGGTAGATAGTTGGACTATCTCCTCAAGAAACACTTATCCTTCTGTCTTGGCTGTGCCGATCACGTGATCACACAGCAAtgcccttttgttttgtttttaacttacAGTTTTAAACTTTTTTCTGTTATAAACTTTGTTTTATACaaaatattgtattaaatattatattgtattatgtgGTCTATTATCATCATAGCTTATATGTTCTGAAGCAAACATGCAGTTTAAAATTGTATTACAGTTCATTCGTTTTTAGTCACGTGACTATGACCTCTCCAatactttgttttatttacaacatTGAGCactacattttttatttcttgttttttcaTTTGCATATTTTCACTGCGGGATTTCCTACCAGCAAACAAGAGCCTTAAGTGGGGATTATATCACTTTATGCTGCTTTGTGGGAGCCAGTTGGAGGCTCCAAAACCTGTGAGTGtatttccatatatatttttgaCTCTATCCCTATATCCTAATATACTACAAATTACATTGAGATCTGACTACTATTTATCTTTCATACTCCCTGGAGGACTTGGCATTGGAATAAAGACCACAAAAGATAGATTTTGAAAGGATACGTTGAAAACAGTGGCGCGTGTAAGGGAGTGCTTGGTTTCTACAAGATTCACTCCTCACAGTTGCAGTGCAATTtgtggtttcctcctctctcagCTCTGGCTGATCTGGTCTATAACTGAAGAACACAATCAGATCAGACGTTAACAAGTGAAaagctaataaataaataaggaacgAAGGAAACAAGTAAGATATAAACGTCTGAATTAGCAATAATAAACTCTTGAATGTTATCCTAAATACCCAGAAATTAAGCATTATGCTAAGTGCAGCTAACGAAGGCAGGAACTCCTACCAAAAGTGGAGGAGGCTAAGGGCACCCTGTGGGACCCAGGTAGGTTGTCAAACCTATCTTAAATTATCGAGTACTTACTCTTGAAGAGTGCCAGGCTTCTCCTGGCATTATAACAACTACAGTAGGTTGTAGTGGTTAAAGTGCttggaagtgttcctttaatgtgttaaAGTAAAGACCAAACACACAATTTTGATCTATCACATCCAAGGCTCTCGTACAAGATAAAATGGAAATGCAAAACAATTCAAAGGCTTTTCCCCGCCCCTTTTTTCAGAAACAATGTTTAATAAGAACACAATCTTCACAATTCTAGTTGTGGAATGTTCTTTTTCATAAGCACCAAGAGCAGTAAGTGTTAAAAGTCATTAAATGGCTTTTAAGATTATTCCTGCATTAATTCATTTTTAGAAAACGGTAATTTGgggtatgtatacatataaaatTTTAAAACCACATCTACCGAAGATTACGAGTGAATTAGTAAAGAAAGAGAGATGTGACGTATGACTGGCCCTTACCTCATATGTGCAGCTCTTCTCAGTTTGTGCATCAATTGCCCTGCACACTCTGGCTCTTTGCTGGCTGCCTTCTGTAAGGCTTTCcggaatgtatgtctgtattttttcTGACAGGTTTCTGCCCGCTCCAGGCGGCAGAGGTGCTTgtatttttgctgaaagtaagtGCAAAGTTGTGCAACCCTGAAACTCCTGCGGTGTGCTATTTCAGCatcaaacctgtaaaaaaaatacaaaaattcaaaaaagacaaaatggcaattttcctaaaaaaaaattttctctACAAATCGCTGGCCATTTAAAACTAGTGTGGTCATACACGGTCTTTATACtgcccctttaaaggaacactcaactgACTCCAGCCCTATAAGCAGTTGTCAATCATTCAGAGTGTCATTATCACCTGACATGTCTGCATGCTTGATTCCCCTTAAAAATTAATTTTCAACATCTGTCAATGAATGTCTTTATGTCACTGTCCTCTGGGAGCCAGTGGATATATGCCAAATTACCAATAACCTCTTTAATCATTGTATTTTACAGTAAAGAAATAGGTGCAGAAGCACACTGTATGATTTTTGTTTGCTGTATGATCACCCTTAGAGATCTGCTGCAGACCTGTtatgttggttttttttaaagctggCCTATGTAGAAAGCCCTATAAGTCTTCTTTTGTTTAGAGTGCTCACTGTGCCCTGAAGAATAATCGAATGAGCAAAAACAGACATTTGCTGTAAGCATTCAAAAGTTCATTTGTACATACCGTTGGTGTTTGTGCAAATACAGTTACAATTATAGAGTGCCTGGATGAGCAGAGGGCAAACACAAAAATTCTGCCTTGTAACTACGTAGTGGACaaccaagaaggattttttttaattttttttttttaattctttctttttgttgtgcAGGAATGTACAAAGCGCAtttatacgccacaacagcgtgcatacATATGTAAACATAGATAGATTATACAGTGGCTTGGAAGATTTTGcacaattttagttttttgttatacGTAATATGCTATGCTGACATGTCTAGACGATATCTATTTGTGTGTGATCGAGCTTGCTTGCGGCATGCTGACATCGCTGACATGCAGACTTTGAACATAAGAATAAAAAGATAAAGATTAAGATAAAACAAAATTAGAATAACTAGCCTGAGGTGTCACGGGATATCGACCGGCTTTTAACCTTTGGTAAAAGGCAGTGAAATAGGGTTCGCTTGCCGTTTTTTAACACCATGGTATAACATAGGGAAGTAAACAAACTATTTGCGACACTTCGTAAGTTGGATTGGTATAACCAATGTGTATAGTCGTGTAGAtgcatctccctgcatgtgtcttGAAACATCTATGCTTGTTCTAAGTGGTGTATGTTTAATTGTAAGTAGAGTTAACAGGTTTAACAGAGGCCCACAGGCCAATGCACAAGTGTGAATATTCTCTGTTCACGTTTTCCCTTTTATATAGGGACATAAGAGTAAATTCGTGTAGCCGAATGAGTGAATTAAGAAACATTCTATAGGTCGGCATCGCGTCAGCTTATCATAAGTTTCCACAGTATTCCGACAGTGGCATGATAGGTCGCatacatgttatattatatacgcTTAGTCATCTATGTGTGTCGTCTGGACGATGTTAATTAAAGTAGGACAGAATTTTTCCCCTTGGGACAAGCGCAGATGGCATGCAATCCGTCTAGCAATAGATAATTAGTCACGTGTAGTATTTGACTAAACAGTAGACAGGTCTGATAAATAGTACACTGATACCAAGTTACATTAACCCTGTACAGTCCTGTAACTAGTCTAGCTTAAAGGAGACTATATAGGTTGTTCTATCTAAAGAAAAATCATGTACTATATACAGTTTAGCTAACATATAACTTAATAAAGAGGAGTTACATTTGAAAGAAAAATAGTGGTGGGTGGTGTTCCTTTGGAGCCTGGATAGGCTGGATCGTGGCCCCCGCATTGGCATCCGAGCGGGTCCTCTGAGGAACAAACGGAATAACCCTAGAGGGGTCCCAAGTGTGCGCGTTAGCGGTATAGCTCGGGCCTGTTTGGGCGAGCGCATCTCGTGGGAGGCCGATGGCTTCCAGCATGGCCGCCGCCTCCTTAATGTCCCTGACCGCGTGCACAGAGTCCTCTTTCAGGATGTGGAGTAGCCACTGTGGTCTCCAGCGATAAGGGATGGCGTGGGTGCGCAGCAGTGAGGTAAGTGGTTGGAGAGTCTTCCTCCATTTCAGGGTGTCCCCAGACAGGTCGGAATAAAACGTGAGCGCCATGCTTTCGAAGGAAAGTGGGGATTTCCCTTTGGTTGCTGCTTGTACCGCTGCTTTCTCCCTGCCGTTGCTGAATCTGACCACCAGATCCCTGGATGCGGTCTCGGGGGCTTTTTGAGGCATTGGTATGCGAAAGATCCCGTCAGTCATTATGCTTTTTGCTTGCTTAGGTGTAAGTAGTGCCCCTAGCAGACTTCTTACCAGGTGCGGGAGTTCTGCGTCTGGGATCGCCTCTGGGACACCCCGTATCTTGAGGTTATTTCGGCGCCTGCCATCTTCCATCACAGCCAGGCGTTGTTCCAAGGTGGCTTGCTGTGTCTGTAAGGTCCGAACTGCACCAGAGAGAGTGGTGATCGTCTGGGCATGTTCAGCCGCTGTCGTCTCCACCGTCCCCAGGCGGCCTACCAGGCCTGTTAGATCTGCCCTGAGTGAGGCCAAGTTGGCTTGCAAGGTGAGTTGGAAGCCGTGTAGTAGCTCTTTCAGAGTGGCATTTGTCACCGGAGCCGAGTCAGTGTTCTTTGGAGCCGTTTGGGGcagtggtgggagggggaccccagCGGATCCCATCCCCATTATCGAGTCCTCTGAGGAGTCTGAGTACTCATCCATgtcagcggccatcttgggcctgcttgTGCCGTGGGCCTGCCGGAGTAGATCTCCTATGTTCATGCCCGTTTTGGGCTTGTTGGGCTTTTGCTTTTTCAGCTTGCGGCCCATGACCACTATTAGTACCCGTGATCCGATTTGCCAGCGGTGGTAAGGGGTTAGAAATTGCCAAAATGTGGCGGTAATGGTCGGAGCTCATCCGACATGCGTCCGTCTCGGTCAGCAGCTTGGCCCCGCCCCacccattggcggatccaggggggggggcaacggggcaattgccccccccccccgagattctccaatccggctagtgcagggctggcattgcccaagcgccagccctgcaatgtgcctgcggaccggggagggagatctccctccccggtctgcaggcacattactgacagccgaccggaaggggagggagagaggacccgggagctgttaccagcagctcctccgggtcctcctctcgcgagatttggagcgtcggcaacgctccaaatctcgcgagagtaaactctagccctggagcgcgggctagagttcactggaaccactggaccaccagggattccccactgggaccaccagggatccagaaatgtcccccctcctcctcaataaaggtaagaagggaggggggacataaatatattttattaaatacattttttgttttttttattaaaaagccctcctcccctcccccccatacacactgcccccatacacactgccccacacacactgcccccatacacactgcccccatacacactgcccccatacacactgcccccatacacactgcccccatacacactgcccccatacacactgcccccatacacactgcccccatacacactgcccccatacacactgcccccatacacactgcccccatacacactgcccccatacacactgcccccatacacactgcccccatacacactgcccccatacacactgcccaacatacacactgcccaacatacacactgcccccatacacactgcccaacatacactgaccccatacacacactacacacactgaccccatacacacactgaccccatacacacactgaccccatacacacactacacacactgaccccatacacacactacacacactgaccccatacacacactacacacactgaccccatacacacactacacacactgaccccatacacacactgaccccatacacacactgaccccatacacacactgaccccatacacacactgaccccatacacacactgaccccatacacactgcccccatacacacactacacacactacacacactgcccccatacacacactacacacactacacacactgcccccatacacacactacacacactac is a genomic window of Pelobates fuscus isolate aPelFus1 chromosome 8, aPelFus1.pri, whole genome shotgun sequence containing:
- the INO80D gene encoding INO80 complex subunit D; protein product: MYEGKHIHFSEVDNKPLCSYSPKLCKQRRLNGYAFCIRHVLEDKTAPFKQCEYVAKYNSQRCTNPIPKSEDRRYCNSHLQVLGFIPKKERKKKNDSLEEVKSRHQMETVAFSLTVPSLALKMPNGLDGMTLSPPSARLPFHYLETDLEDPFMFEEEQEELKKVESVKKKLQSKLAQNRQRQKETEILKVQEHFSPHSAPSPLQSPSVQEQPTLVQPAPISLKETGLPQSIVSKSPQHQNTSLPVQGASPVTHTLAQARLQSSKRPLPVPSPTTEPTRTDRIQVPATTLPAYSSCVSRLQRLMKMYTQKKQLDTDLFPHLGLDWSEDSGEDSDQASPYQVAWSFRESLHHDCKKFDAEIAHRRSFRVAQLCTYFQQKYKHLCRLERAETCQKKYRHTFRKALQKAASKEPECAGQLMHKLRRAAHMSYRPDQPELREEETTNCTATVRSESCRNQALPYTRHCFQHILSNSSQQLFSSCTAKFADGQQCSVPVFDITHQTPLCEEHAKKMDNFLRGDSSRKIQHQQQRKPRKKTKPPALTKKPKKKRRRGPRRPQKPIPPAVPQGNLCMPSSLTLPVEVSNIRSPSTPDLSTDELPDDITSEIADIPHDLELNQEDFSDVLPRLPDDLHVFDFFEGKNGELLPTTEEAEELERALQAVTSLECLSSIAVLAHADTVTGQELSDRGIAAFSTCSVGPEIREVTTDLGELLNGRIGHENFTSLELDESLLGSAALSSPPTPLSCHIQRSFSSSANVGLTSATLISQSSLEERAFPGTFHGLHEDGHVTQQPLPAEILTKADDLITSQQQYSSDQSHSSPHGSHYGSEPVPSPYSDQITSPHATSFSTDGLAVTFSSEVPIISQHLLTTQLEVPLSGVVNTRTHWGNLPVNLGDPSAFSTFLSSDGHLLSTSLSTPPATSHSETTQPTFSTVTPNSSNMLPGLPQTSFSGLSPPPSELMDSTLPKQLPQFIAAFGHQLTSHSGIPKDLQPSHSSIAPPTGFTVTGATATSTNNSSTSLTNPN